A genomic segment from Psychrobacter arcticus 273-4 encodes:
- a CDS encoding isocitrate lyase, with product MSTAYKSAIDLVRELKQKHGNWQNISETDAARMMSQNRFKTGLDIAKYTAKIMRQDMEEYDNDTSQYTQSLGAWHGFVAQQTMYAKKKYFGTTSKTYIYLSGWMVAALRSEFGPLPDQSMHEKTSVPKLIAEIYTFLRQADAKVLNDYFRELNAAEEAGQDTSAILEKIENFDSHVVPIIADIDAGFGNEEATYLLTKQMIEAGACAIQVENQVSDAKQCGHQAGKVTVPHEDFISKINAIRYAFLELGVEDGVIVARTDSEGASLTQKIPVSNEPGDLASQYIDFIEMEEVTLENAKENDSLLKHNGKLVRPVRLPNGLYQFREDTNIDRVVLDCVTALENGADLLWIETPTPDVEHIKMMVDRIKEQQPKAKLVYNNSPSFNWTLNFRKQIIAQWEEEGKDLSAYNKNDLMSADYDGTELDTAADEAARNFQRDAAREAGVFHHLITLPTYHTTALSVHELAKGYFGEDGMLAYAAGVQRKEIREGIACVKHQAMAGSDLGDDHKEIFSGEHALKAGGGKNTMNQF from the coding sequence ATGTCAACTGCATATAAATCAGCGATCGATTTAGTACGTGAACTAAAACAAAAGCACGGTAACTGGCAGAATATCAGCGAAACTGATGCGGCACGTATGATGTCACAAAACCGTTTCAAAACAGGTTTGGATATCGCTAAGTACACGGCAAAAATCATGCGTCAAGACATGGAAGAATATGACAATGATACGTCTCAATACACCCAGTCTCTAGGTGCATGGCATGGTTTTGTTGCACAGCAAACCATGTATGCGAAGAAAAAATACTTTGGCACGACGTCTAAAACTTACATCTACCTATCTGGTTGGATGGTAGCTGCCCTACGTTCTGAGTTTGGTCCTCTGCCTGACCAATCTATGCACGAAAAAACGTCAGTACCTAAGCTTATCGCAGAGATCTACACTTTCTTGCGTCAAGCTGATGCAAAAGTATTGAACGATTATTTCCGCGAGCTAAATGCAGCTGAAGAAGCAGGTCAAGATACCTCAGCTATTTTAGAAAAAATCGAAAACTTTGATTCACATGTTGTGCCAATCATTGCTGATATCGATGCAGGTTTCGGTAACGAAGAAGCAACTTACTTGCTCACTAAGCAAATGATCGAAGCGGGTGCTTGTGCTATCCAGGTTGAAAACCAAGTATCTGACGCTAAGCAATGTGGTCACCAAGCGGGTAAAGTAACTGTACCGCACGAAGACTTTATCTCTAAAATCAACGCGATTCGTTATGCATTCTTAGAGCTTGGTGTTGAAGACGGTGTTATCGTTGCTCGTACTGACTCTGAAGGCGCGTCACTCACGCAAAAGATCCCAGTATCAAATGAGCCAGGCGACCTTGCTTCTCAATATATCGATTTTATCGAAATGGAAGAAGTGACGCTAGAAAATGCAAAAGAAAACGACAGCTTGCTTAAGCATAACGGCAAACTAGTACGTCCAGTTCGTTTGCCTAATGGTCTATATCAGTTCCGTGAAGACACCAACATCGACCGCGTTGTACTTGACTGTGTAACTGCTCTAGAAAACGGTGCCGATCTACTATGGATAGAAACACCTACTCCAGACGTTGAACACATCAAAATGATGGTTGATCGTATTAAAGAGCAGCAGCCAAAAGCCAAGCTTGTATACAACAACAGCCCGTCATTCAACTGGACGTTGAACTTCCGTAAGCAAATCATCGCTCAGTGGGAAGAAGAAGGTAAAGACCTATCTGCCTACAATAAAAATGACTTGATGAGTGCTGATTACGACGGTACTGAACTTGATACAGCAGCTGACGAAGCGGCTAGAAACTTCCAACGTGATGCAGCACGTGAAGCGGGTGTATTCCATCACTTAATCACGCTACCTACTTACCACACCACTGCACTTAGCGTGCATGAGCTTGCTAAAGGCTACTTCGGTGAAGATGGTATGCTTGCTTATGCAGCTGGCGTCCAACGTAAAGAAATCCGCGAAGGCATCGCTTGTGTTAAGCACCAAGCAATGGCGGGTTCTGACCTTGGCGATGACCACAAAGAGATCTTCTCTGGTGAACATGCCCTTAAAGCTGGCGGCGGCAAGAACACCATGAACCAGTTCTAA